In Leptolyngbya sp. SIO1E4, one DNA window encodes the following:
- a CDS encoding AarF/ABC1/UbiB kinase family protein, translating into MQSQVFPFRTYDPTAIAKYYSRRPWKVIWRFVQVLWWLGGFVLGLQSDRWFHREEQNKYKRAAQLRELLTHLGPTFIKVGQALSTRPDLVRKDFLEELTKLQDQLPPFSNKVAMATLEQELGLTPEEIYSFISPEPVAAASLGQVYRARLFSGEEVAVKIQRPNLIPILTCDLYLMRWTSTWLGRFLPLNLGHDLTMIVDEFGIKLFEEIDYLNESRNAELFAANFQSDPLVKVPCIYWRYTSAKVLTLEWINGFKLTDVDRIQEAHLDTDTLIEIGVTTGLQQLLEFGFFHADPHPGNLFAMADGRMAYIDFGMMDQLNQTTKETLVDAVVHLINQDYSRLAQDFVSLGFLTPDTDIEPIIPALETVLGSALGAKVRDFNFKTITDSFSELMYEYPFRIPAKFALIIRSLVTQEGVALSLNPDFKIVDIAYPYVARRLLRGETPSLRQRLLEVLFKDGKFQWQRLENLLKIARNDNGFDLLPTASLGLQFLMSEEGQYLRQKLILALTEDDHLHTEEVQKLWELVKEDITPAKILGAAWDAFLTSSMEQAAGWMPPVAALAANFQSPQSS; encoded by the coding sequence ATGCAGTCTCAGGTATTTCCGTTTCGGACTTATGACCCCACCGCCATTGCGAAATACTACAGCCGACGCCCCTGGAAAGTGATTTGGCGTTTTGTTCAAGTGCTGTGGTGGTTAGGCGGTTTTGTACTGGGGTTGCAGAGCGATCGCTGGTTTCACCGCGAAGAGCAAAATAAGTACAAGCGCGCCGCTCAGCTCCGCGAACTCCTGACTCATTTAGGGCCCACCTTTATCAAGGTGGGGCAAGCCCTGTCTACCCGGCCTGACTTGGTGCGCAAAGACTTTTTAGAAGAGTTGACGAAGCTGCAAGATCAACTCCCACCCTTTTCTAACAAAGTTGCCATGGCTACCCTTGAGCAAGAGCTGGGGCTGACGCCAGAAGAAATCTACAGCTTTATTTCACCAGAGCCGGTTGCTGCAGCAAGCTTGGGACAGGTTTATCGGGCTCGTCTGTTCAGTGGCGAAGAGGTGGCTGTTAAGATTCAGCGTCCTAACTTGATCCCTATCTTGACTTGCGACCTCTACCTCATGCGCTGGACCTCAACCTGGTTAGGGCGGTTTCTACCCCTAAATTTAGGGCACGACCTCACCATGATTGTGGATGAGTTTGGTATCAAGCTCTTTGAAGAGATTGACTACCTCAATGAAAGTCGCAATGCCGAATTATTTGCGGCTAATTTTCAAAGTGATCCCCTGGTGAAAGTGCCTTGTATTTACTGGCGCTACACCAGCGCTAAAGTGCTGACACTGGAATGGATCAATGGCTTTAAGCTAACCGACGTAGACCGTATTCAAGAAGCTCATCTCGATACGGATACCTTGATTGAAATTGGTGTGACGACTGGTCTGCAGCAGCTTTTAGAGTTTGGCTTTTTCCACGCCGATCCTCACCCTGGCAACCTGTTCGCCATGGCAGATGGGCGGATGGCTTATATTGATTTCGGCATGATGGATCAGCTGAACCAGACAACCAAAGAGACCCTGGTAGATGCAGTCGTCCATCTGATTAATCAGGACTATTCGCGATTAGCGCAAGATTTTGTCAGTTTAGGCTTCTTAACCCCTGATACTGACATTGAGCCCATTATTCCAGCTTTAGAAACTGTCCTTGGGAGTGCCTTGGGAGCCAAGGTGAGAGACTTTAACTTCAAAACGATTACCGATAGTTTCTCAGAGCTGATGTACGAGTATCCTTTTCGGATTCCAGCTAAGTTTGCGCTGATTATCCGCTCTCTGGTGACTCAAGAAGGGGTTGCTCTGAGTCTCAATCCCGATTTCAAGATTGTTGATATCGCCTATCCTTATGTAGCCCGGAGGCTGCTGCGAGGCGAGACACCCTCGCTGCGACAGCGACTGCTAGAGGTCCTCTTCAAAGATGGCAAGTTTCAATGGCAGCGCCTCGAAAACCTGCTGAAAATCGCACGTAATGATAATGGGTTCGACCTCTTGCCAACCGCGAGTCTGGGCCTACAGTTTCTCATGTCTGAAGAAGGGCAATACCTCCGCCAAAAGCTAATTCTGGCCCTCACAGAAGACGATCATTTACACACAGAAGAGGTTCAGAAGCTCTGGGAGCTAGTCAAAGAAGATATCACGCCTGCCAAGATCCTAGGCGCTGCTTGGGATGCGTTCCTCACATCCTCAATGGAGCAGGCTGCGGGTTGGATGCCTCCTGTTGCGGCTTTAGCCGCTAACTTCCAATCGCCCCAATCCTCCTAA
- a CDS encoding AEC family transporter → MWFLARLYLPICAAVLVGTVISFCLSLPAVQQRFKRPLHQRLPAYLGRFLFLIGVPLSIVNFLHRADLSGGVLLAPVVAWAAIFLALFCSWLWIRPHSASWSPPAQGSFCLATMLGNTGYIGFPVVLLLPQLGPDYFGWALFYDVLGTLLGAYVLGVLLASQFGGRVTARSQPRWRQNLQELVKNPTILAFFLGLALRPVPFPELLDTGLNGFAWSMVMFSLVLMGMRLQQLRSWGNLAPAMAAISIRMVLMPLVVGMVLTALGIAGPPRLVMVLQAGMPSAFATLVLAETYDLDRELAVTCVGVSSGVLLLTLPIWLWGFATW, encoded by the coding sequence GTGTGGTTTCTTGCTCGCCTTTACTTGCCTATCTGTGCGGCCGTTCTCGTCGGTACGGTTATCAGCTTTTGCCTGAGTCTGCCTGCTGTACAACAGCGATTTAAGCGGCCTCTGCACCAACGTTTACCGGCTTATTTAGGGCGCTTTCTCTTCCTCATTGGGGTGCCTCTCAGCATCGTGAATTTTCTGCATCGCGCAGACCTCTCAGGGGGAGTTCTGCTTGCCCCCGTTGTTGCTTGGGCGGCTATTTTTCTAGCCTTGTTTTGTAGCTGGCTCTGGATACGCCCTCATTCCGCAAGTTGGTCACCTCCAGCACAGGGGTCTTTTTGCCTGGCAACCATGCTGGGTAACACCGGCTACATTGGCTTTCCTGTGGTTTTACTGTTACCCCAGTTAGGGCCAGATTACTTTGGCTGGGCACTGTTCTACGATGTTTTAGGCACGCTCTTAGGGGCTTATGTGTTGGGCGTGCTGCTAGCCTCCCAGTTTGGCGGCCGCGTGACGGCGCGATCGCAACCCCGTTGGCGTCAGAATTTGCAAGAATTGGTCAAAAATCCGACGATTCTGGCGTTCTTTTTGGGGCTAGCGCTACGCCCAGTGCCGTTCCCAGAGCTTCTGGATACAGGGCTCAACGGGTTTGCCTGGTCGATGGTCATGTTTTCTCTGGTGCTCATGGGAATGCGACTGCAGCAGTTGCGGTCTTGGGGCAATTTAGCTCCTGCCATGGCTGCCATTAGCATTCGTATGGTATTGATGCCATTGGTGGTCGGCATGGTGCTCACTGCCTTGGGAATCGCTGGCCCGCCTCGTCTGGTTATGGTTTTACAAGCTGGCATGCCTTCTGCCTTTGCCACATTAGTGCTTGCTGAAACCTACGATCTAGATAGGGAGCTAGCAGTCACCTGTGTCGGCGTTAGCTCTGGCGTTCTGCTCTTAACCCTACCGATTTGGCTGTGGGGCTTCGCTACCTGGTAG
- a CDS encoding carbohydrate ABC transporter substrate-binding protein: MSGLVQRLCKLYSPVLRNLAGVSLLALTTLVACQTTPGTTGGNRGADDTLEIWWSEGYYPEETEAIRQAVNNWSAESGIEAEILFYSEKDLAQQSESAIAAGNPPDILYGYTFDFSLIPRLAWEGKLADTTDIIEPQASLYSPEALESVSYQNNQAGRRSYYAVPISQQSTHIHYWKPLLAQINQSEASLPTDWDGFWQFWADAQAAIRAEGSDIYGLGLPMSTAATDTSYQFEQFLEAYNVTLLSEDGELRVDNADVRAGIIQALTDYTRLYLDGNVPTNASDWGDPDNNQFFLSRLTLMTANPTMSIPGSQRQDPSTYNEQMVTTPWPNKPDGQPMRYVTSTKQVAILADSPQLESAKSFVAYLIQPEVLGAYIEGAQGRFFPVMPELLQSSFWTDASDPHTMIAAQQFERTRPFLTAYNPAYSRVQAENVWGATIRSVVIDGVAPEEAADTAIATIKQIFSEWE; this comes from the coding sequence ATGAGTGGGTTGGTTCAGAGGCTTTGCAAGCTGTATTCTCCTGTTTTACGCAACCTTGCAGGCGTCAGTCTTCTGGCCCTCACAACGTTGGTTGCTTGTCAAACGACCCCTGGCACAACAGGGGGCAATCGAGGCGCTGATGACACCCTAGAAATTTGGTGGAGTGAAGGGTATTACCCTGAAGAAACAGAAGCCATTCGACAGGCCGTGAATAACTGGTCTGCAGAAAGCGGGATCGAAGCCGAAATCCTGTTTTATAGTGAAAAAGATTTAGCTCAGCAGAGTGAGAGTGCGATCGCCGCTGGCAACCCTCCCGACATCTTGTATGGCTATACCTTTGACTTTTCGCTTATTCCTCGCCTAGCTTGGGAAGGCAAACTAGCAGATACTACCGATATTATTGAGCCTCAGGCCAGCCTCTATAGCCCGGAAGCGCTAGAAAGTGTTTCTTATCAGAATAACCAAGCAGGCAGACGGAGCTATTATGCGGTGCCGATTTCTCAACAAAGTACTCATATTCATTACTGGAAGCCCCTCTTAGCTCAGATCAATCAATCTGAAGCCAGCCTCCCAACTGACTGGGATGGCTTTTGGCAGTTCTGGGCAGATGCCCAAGCCGCCATCCGAGCCGAGGGTTCCGATATTTATGGCTTAGGTTTACCAATGTCGACGGCTGCGACTGATACCAGCTACCAGTTTGAACAGTTTCTAGAAGCTTATAACGTCACCTTACTTTCTGAGGACGGAGAGTTACGGGTAGATAACGCCGATGTGCGAGCCGGCATCATTCAAGCACTTACTGACTACACACGTCTTTATTTAGATGGCAATGTGCCCACCAACGCATCAGATTGGGGCGACCCGGATAACAACCAGTTCTTTTTAAGTCGCCTGACCCTGATGACGGCCAACCCCACAATGTCAATTCCTGGCTCCCAGCGGCAAGATCCCAGCACATATAATGAACAAATGGTTACCACCCCATGGCCCAATAAACCAGACGGTCAGCCAATGCGATATGTAACCTCCACCAAGCAGGTGGCTATCCTAGCAGACTCCCCTCAACTAGAATCCGCTAAGTCTTTTGTGGCTTACCTGATTCAGCCAGAGGTGCTGGGGGCATATATTGAAGGGGCCCAAGGGCGGTTTTTCCCTGTCATGCCTGAACTGCTTCAGAGTAGCTTTTGGACAGATGCATCTGACCCACACACTATGATTGCAGCTCAACAGTTCGAGCGCACGCGCCCCTTCCTGACAGCATATAACCCTGCTTACAGTCGCGTGCAGGCTGAAAATGTTTGGGGAGCCACCATTCGCAGTGTGGTCATCGATGGAGTTGCTCCTGAGGAGGCTGCAGATACTGCGATCGCAACCATTAAACAGATTTTCTCTGAATGGGAATAG
- a CDS encoding cache domain-containing protein, producing MLVGAGSLVLAAAASPAAVTLQTPRRLEVRQSHQLQQGIILATEESADSANLPEAPSPWWLIVMPAIPLVGGGFIYFKRRWLTPVPNPLKGASPAYPLDADTEVPATSSEPNITESPETEASISVSDRAITSQRSVSPTIAAIAGYFPLIGIASVTLAAFGAYIGMRSQLVLPVRRDLDAVADAQKTELDTWFHQQRQALLSVNTLPETLPDVEKLLVSGETTAEAEALYQAFDQYIHALPAFQNTHVDIALLTNGGIVTYATDAQREGQYQPLQNTTTYITRETTDTLPNLYVSPLTDELQITFATPILSTQGERLGVFAVDLDLAQLAENIGQMRGVDTESIVENADSHEIYLVGRASLVKNQIVSADQDFRAKYRDGVTSYGIQQATSRMNGSGLYLNYAKVPVIGVYRWAPRHNLALLVEVEQAEIFQPAQRLVRQILGIGFISTGILTLLLARYAKNLPKTETTPIESDASSPPWSPGARE from the coding sequence ATGTTGGTTGGAGCAGGCAGTCTCGTGCTGGCCGCAGCAGCGAGCCCAGCTGCCGTAACCCTGCAGACACCTCGACGCCTTGAGGTACGGCAGAGTCATCAGTTGCAGCAGGGCATTATCCTTGCGACAGAGGAGTCAGCAGATTCCGCCAACCTGCCAGAAGCGCCTTCTCCCTGGTGGCTGATCGTGATGCCAGCCATTCCCCTCGTCGGGGGTGGGTTTATTTATTTCAAGCGACGATGGTTAACGCCAGTACCTAACCCACTCAAGGGGGCGTCTCCTGCTTATCCCCTGGATGCTGATACAGAGGTGCCTGCAACATCCAGTGAACCTAACATCACCGAGTCACCGGAAACAGAGGCCAGTATTTCTGTTTCAGATAGGGCCATAACCTCTCAGAGATCCGTCAGCCCGACCATCGCCGCGATCGCGGGGTACTTTCCGCTGATTGGCATCGCTTCTGTAACGCTGGCTGCTTTTGGGGCCTATATCGGGATGCGCAGCCAGCTCGTACTCCCAGTGAGACGAGATTTAGACGCGGTTGCCGATGCTCAAAAGACAGAACTCGACACCTGGTTTCACCAGCAGCGGCAAGCTCTGTTAAGTGTCAATACGCTGCCAGAGACCTTACCAGACGTGGAAAAACTTTTGGTTTCTGGGGAAACAACTGCCGAAGCGGAGGCACTTTACCAAGCGTTTGACCAATATATTCATGCCTTACCGGCATTTCAAAATACCCATGTCGATATTGCTCTACTCACCAATGGGGGTATCGTCACCTACGCCACAGACGCCCAACGAGAGGGGCAGTATCAACCTCTACAGAACACAACCACGTACATTACCCGTGAAACCACTGATACCCTGCCCAATCTCTATGTCTCGCCCCTAACTGACGAGTTACAGATCACTTTTGCGACGCCGATTTTATCCACACAAGGCGAGCGCCTGGGGGTTTTCGCTGTTGACCTAGACTTGGCTCAACTTGCAGAGAACATTGGACAGATGCGGGGGGTTGATACAGAATCCATCGTTGAAAACGCTGATTCCCATGAAATTTATCTAGTCGGGCGGGCATCCTTAGTAAAGAATCAAATTGTCTCCGCCGATCAAGACTTTCGGGCCAAATATCGTGACGGAGTCACGAGCTATGGCATTCAGCAAGCCACCAGCCGCATGAATGGTTCGGGTCTCTACCTCAACTATGCCAAGGTTCCCGTCATCGGGGTCTATCGATGGGCACCTCGCCATAATTTGGCATTACTGGTAGAAGTGGAGCAAGCTGAGATTTTTCAGCCTGCCCAACGCCTCGTCAGGCAAATTTTAGGCATTGGTTTTATCAGCACAGGCATTTTGACCTTACTCCTGGCGCGGTATGCCAAAAACCTCCCTAAGACAGAGACAACACCTATCGAGTCAGACGCTAGTTCTCCCCCTTGGTCACCAGGCGCCCGCGAATGA
- a CDS encoding HAMP domain-containing protein, translating to MKIFRKSLLNQLVSSFSLLSLVTVSLVSYSAYVQARKALEQSVYERLKVAVALKEDKLNQWFESQRREAIVLARSPIVVDTVDELLAASASGDLNTASIAALQDYFDLVLDIKTDIQGVEILSTGGIVALSSDPKQVGVYMGLGNTTTYFEPSQTTVVPNIYFSSITGKPTITFATPIMNEAGERKAVLAITLNLEAVNQTIREKTGLGQTGETYLVRELVNRNVFVSGEDEAIDQHDISLSSQGIDLGIQGKDGQGLYRNYNNIPVLGVYRWLDNNNVALLAELHQKEAFKPAVNLGRGIFAIGVSAAGVLLVLVYLLARQIARPVLGITDAAAAIETDQFQTSMLDAVLHRPDELGRLARVFKKMADQIYAREAQLKRQVAELKIEIDQSRKEREVAAIAETDYFLRLTQKAKALRQQRKK from the coding sequence ATGAAGATCTTCCGCAAAAGCCTTCTTAATCAGCTCGTGAGCTCTTTTTCATTGCTGTCTCTGGTGACAGTGAGTTTAGTCTCCTATAGTGCTTATGTTCAAGCTCGTAAAGCACTTGAGCAATCAGTCTATGAGCGCCTTAAAGTCGCGGTTGCACTCAAAGAAGACAAACTGAATCAGTGGTTTGAGAGCCAGCGTCGGGAAGCGATCGTCTTAGCGCGATCGCCTATCGTAGTCGACACCGTTGATGAGCTGTTAGCCGCATCCGCAAGCGGTGACCTTAACACGGCATCCATCGCAGCACTGCAGGATTACTTTGACCTCGTCTTAGACATCAAGACTGACATCCAAGGGGTTGAGATTTTGAGCACCGGCGGAATTGTTGCGCTGTCCTCAGATCCCAAACAGGTTGGGGTATACATGGGGTTGGGAAATACCACGACTTATTTTGAACCCAGTCAGACGACGGTTGTCCCCAATATTTATTTCTCTTCAATTACAGGAAAGCCCACCATTACTTTTGCCACCCCAATTATGAATGAGGCGGGCGAACGCAAAGCGGTGCTGGCTATCACCCTCAACCTGGAGGCAGTCAATCAAACTATCCGAGAGAAGACTGGCTTGGGGCAAACTGGGGAGACTTATTTAGTCAGAGAGCTGGTCAATCGCAATGTTTTTGTCTCCGGCGAAGATGAAGCCATCGACCAACACGATATCAGTCTTTCCAGCCAGGGCATTGATTTAGGCATTCAGGGGAAAGACGGTCAAGGTCTTTACCGCAATTACAACAATATTCCTGTTTTGGGCGTTTACCGCTGGCTAGACAATAACAACGTGGCTTTGCTGGCAGAACTTCACCAAAAAGAGGCCTTTAAACCTGCGGTCAACTTGGGTCGAGGTATTTTTGCCATTGGTGTGAGTGCAGCGGGTGTTTTATTAGTGCTGGTTTATCTGTTGGCCCGTCAAATCGCCCGACCTGTTTTAGGGATCACCGATGCGGCAGCCGCGATCGAGACTGATCAGTTTCAAACATCGATGCTAGATGCCGTCCTTCATCGCCCAGATGAACTCGGACGGTTGGCCCGTGTGTTCAAAAAAATGGCTGACCAGATTTATGCTCGGGAAGCTCAACTCAAGCGTCAGGTCGCAGAGCTCAAAATTGAAATTGACCAATCTCGAAAAGAGCGAGAAGTGGCTGCGATCGCAGAGACAGATTACTTTTTACGCCTCACTCAAAAAGCAAAAGCCTTACGGCAGCAACGGAAAAAATAA
- a CDS encoding transposase, whose translation MSQSQESGSGYKLPSATTMQDHLETLQQFRQALYSSFRYRRDSLLDLIDALSSNDRAQAPVELSLNPLFRRRYSALYRAISAAYLESEFPVCSLESDKQEQAILATIPLPSRQSYQVFGIDETPTERLYARCLADRQTVHRSTPVPGQLPISLGHNYSILAVMPEASPDEWPRWAVPCSVERVSTLSNAITVAQSQVAQLMRSPRVQLMPLKVLTVDSRYPTPAFLHPLNGYRDLVIVARLRGNRVVFQHPDSRQDKTRPRWYGERFCLQEEATWPAAQEEATVSLTDSQGRAIALQLRRWSNLLMRGTRLYPMHRFPFDLVQVQSLNDDQHPKGRPLWLLVWGQHRQQLPLVEVRQAYSQRFNLEHFLGFAKPHLLLSALQSCLTAHEINWVRLSCLAYVQLWLARDLVSILPLPWQRYLAQGRKRQATPRSVQRSFARLIQQMGSIAVSPKPRGILPGRARGTRLTPRAPCPQVKFHPSRKRCRCQNAQKTS comes from the coding sequence GTGAGTCAGAGCCAGGAAAGTGGTAGTGGATATAAATTGCCATCCGCTACCACCATGCAAGATCATCTTGAAACGCTGCAGCAATTTCGCCAAGCTCTGTACAGCAGTTTTCGGTATCGCCGCGATAGTCTTCTGGATTTGATTGATGCCCTCAGCAGCAACGACCGGGCTCAAGCGCCCGTCGAGTTAAGCCTCAATCCGCTGTTCCGCCGCCGATACAGTGCCTTGTATCGGGCTATCAGCGCAGCCTACCTGGAAAGTGAGTTTCCGGTATGTAGCCTCGAGTCTGACAAACAGGAGCAGGCCATCTTAGCCACGATTCCCTTGCCTTCCCGGCAGTCCTATCAAGTTTTCGGCATTGACGAAACGCCCACCGAGCGGTTGTATGCCAGGTGTCTTGCGGATCGCCAAACGGTGCATCGCTCCACACCTGTACCGGGTCAATTGCCGATCAGCTTGGGGCATAACTACTCAATTCTGGCGGTGATGCCTGAGGCCAGCCCCGATGAGTGGCCGCGTTGGGCGGTGCCTTGTAGTGTCGAACGAGTCAGCACCCTGAGCAATGCCATCACCGTGGCCCAGAGCCAAGTTGCCCAACTAATGCGCTCCCCCCGTGTCCAACTAATGCCCCTGAAAGTCTTAACCGTTGACAGCCGCTATCCCACGCCTGCCTTTCTCCACCCACTCAACGGCTATCGCGATTTGGTGATTGTGGCTCGCCTGCGGGGCAATCGGGTGGTCTTTCAACACCCTGACTCCCGCCAGGACAAAACCCGCCCCCGCTGGTACGGTGAGCGCTTTTGTCTGCAGGAGGAAGCCACTTGGCCGGCAGCGCAGGAGGAAGCAACCGTGAGCCTCACGGATAGTCAAGGGCGAGCCATCGCACTGCAGTTGCGACGCTGGTCGAATCTATTGATGCGAGGCACCCGCCTCTACCCCATGCATCGCTTTCCGTTTGACCTCGTGCAGGTGCAATCCCTCAATGATGACCAGCACCCCAAGGGCCGACCCCTGTGGTTATTGGTATGGGGACAACACCGCCAGCAGTTGCCCCTCGTCGAAGTCCGCCAAGCCTACAGCCAACGCTTCAACCTCGAACACTTCCTGGGCTTTGCCAAGCCCCATCTATTGTTGAGTGCTTTGCAAAGCTGCCTGACGGCCCACGAAATCAATTGGGTCCGCCTCAGTTGTTTGGCTTACGTCCAACTCTGGTTAGCGCGAGACTTGGTCAGTATTCTCCCGTTACCTTGGCAGCGCTACTTAGCTCAAGGCCGCAAGCGACAGGCAACCCCACGCTCGGTTCAACGGAGCTTTGCAAGACTAATTCAGCAAATGGGCTCGATTGCGGTGTCTCCCAAACCTCGGGGTATCTTGCCGGGACGCGCTCGAGGGACACGACTCACTCCCCGGGCTCCCTGCCCGCAAGTCAAATTTCATCCGTCGCGCAAGCGGTGTCGTTGCCAGAACGCTCAAAAAACATCTTAA
- a CDS encoding transposase, whose amino-acid sequence MSLKAGFLEGLSFTGGTPGDVFLWFIETLLSPVLWRGAVVVMDNLPAHKVDGVRQAIEAVGARLLYLSPYSPDFNPIENLWAKLKGHLRAVEARTPEALHEAISQGLTLITLQDVRHWFTHCCYLILEKRLCPCG is encoded by the coding sequence ATGAGTCTTAAGGCCGGATTCCTAGAGGGCCTGAGCTTCACGGGCGGCACTCCCGGCGATGTCTTTCTGTGGTTTATCGAAACGCTTCTGTCGCCAGTCTTGTGGCGCGGAGCGGTCGTGGTGATGGACAACTTACCGGCCCATAAAGTTGATGGGGTGCGTCAGGCGATTGAAGCGGTGGGCGCACGACTCCTTTATCTGTCCCCCTATTCACCGGATTTCAATCCTATCGAAAATCTCTGGGCGAAATTGAAGGGGCATTTGAGAGCGGTTGAGGCGCGCACCCCAGAGGCATTGCATGAAGCGATCTCTCAGGGACTCACTCTGATCACCCTCCAGGATGTACGCCACTGGTTCACCCACTGTTGCTATTTGATTTTGGAGAAACGGCTCTGTCCCTGCGGTTGA
- a CDS encoding helix-turn-helix domain-containing protein has product MSQESIRCLLKQYRTTGSLDPKPHAGGPQATLQATHHEVLRELVEADNDATLVQLAQRLEAQTGVQVSGSTISRTLSKLSITQKEVSKPVKFIARRNSSNAAIIGKAFGISRPKIWCFSMKRASTWRWCCFTHVRREANEPMPSNRKVEVRIFPLLVQ; this is encoded by the coding sequence GTGAGTCAGGAAAGCATTCGCTGCCTCCTTAAACAGTATCGAACCACTGGCAGCCTTGACCCGAAACCGCATGCTGGGGGACCTCAAGCAACCCTCCAAGCGACACACCATGAGGTGTTACGGGAGTTGGTGGAAGCCGACAATGATGCGACTTTGGTCCAACTGGCTCAGCGCTTAGAGGCCCAGACCGGGGTGCAAGTGAGCGGCAGTACGATCAGCCGGACCCTAAGCAAACTGAGCATCACGCAAAAAGAAGTCTCAAAGCCAGTGAAGTTTATAGCCAGGCGAAACAGCAGCAACGCCGCGATTATTGGCAAAGCATTCGGGATATCGCGGCCGAAGATTTGGTGTTTCTCGATGAAACGGGCGTCAACTTGGCGATGGTGTTGCTTTACGCACGTGCGCCGCGAGGCCAACGAGCCTATGCCCAGCAACCGAAAGGTCGAGGTAAGAATCTTTCCATTATTGGTGCAATGA
- a CDS encoding cyclic nucleotide-binding domain-containing protein → MTVARTVELFSTVPESLTFKTGETVFRHGDIGRVMYGIIEGTVELQVDGKPVELIKIGDVFGEGALVQPDSLRASTAIAKTDCKLAVVDEARFRFLIENTPMFALEVMRSYSNRLRHFKHPQ, encoded by the coding sequence ATGACTGTCGCTCGTACCGTTGAGCTATTTTCTACCGTGCCAGAAAGTTTGACGTTTAAGACTGGTGAAACGGTCTTTCGACACGGAGATATCGGTCGCGTCATGTATGGCATCATCGAGGGCACCGTTGAATTGCAGGTGGATGGCAAACCTGTTGAGTTGATTAAGATAGGGGATGTCTTTGGAGAAGGAGCACTGGTGCAGCCTGATAGCCTCAGAGCCTCAACCGCGATCGCGAAGACGGATTGTAAACTGGCAGTGGTAGATGAGGCCCGTTTCAGATTTTTGATTGAAAACACGCCTATGTTTGCCCTAGAAGTTATGCGGAGTTATTCCAACCGCTTACGTCACTTTAAACATCCACAGTGA